The sequence below is a genomic window from Candidatus Latescibacter sp..
GCTACAACGACGATACAGAATTTTAATAATATTTAGTGAGAAGATATCAGGCTGCGAGTTCAAGTATTTTGAGCCATTTACCCTGAATTGTGTTGATAGCGGCCAGATTAGACAGAATAATGGGTGGATTGAAATTAAGGCTGGAGTGGGGTCTCAGGAAGTTATAGTAAGTGACGAAGAGGGTAGTGAGCACGGCAGCGCCGTTGATATTCTTGAAACCGCAGCGAGCGCGGGTGTGGAACTTGTAGGTACGGTTGAGGCGTTCAATGAGTTGTTTCAATGGTCGGTATTGTTTGGATTCATCGTCATCGTTAGAGAGGCCGATGACCTTGAGACGTTTGATGGATTTGTCAACATTATTGGAATTGAAAGCGAGAATTGCTGCGTCGTATGATGGATTTCCATCGGCGATAAATTCGATGGATGATTGAGTATGGTCCGGGACATTTTCCATTACTTTTGTTATGGTAGAGAGAGCGGGAAGAACCCCCCGGTTATCCGAGATATTGAATGCCCATACAGCTTTTGATTGTGCACCGATTACGAACCATGTGTAGCCCCACTGGTCAGTGATACGAATGTAGGTTTCGTCGCCGATGATCTGGGAGTCGCTTACGGTTCCCTGGTATTTTTGGATAAAGTTCCAGGCGAGCACAGCGGCGTTTTTTTGACAGTTCAGGACAGTCTGGTGAGAGATGTGGATGTTATGAACATCACGAAGAATCTGTCGGGTCATTCTCGCACTGATGCCGTAAGATATGCTGTACTTATAAATAGTGTGGGTATCAGCCGCTTTCCAGCGGTAAAGCGCTCTTCCGCAATATGGACACCAGTACCTGGCTTTGCCTTCTTTACGAATGTGGTTTGACTGAAAGAGGGTGTTGCACACTTTACAGCGCAACTGGCTTTTTTTACAGCCGTCGTTGACGTAAAGATAGCTGGCAGGTGCATTGCAATTTTCACAGTGAGCATACGAGGGCGGAAGAAGCGAGTTTTTATGACGACGAACCGGTGGGAGGTCCTTACCGGTTTTGATGCGATGTTCTTTGAGGAGTTGTTTGAAATCTGCTGAAACTGCAACTTTTTTCAATGGGGGTTTTGTGAATGGCGCAAGGAGATCAACTACAAACTTACGATAATTCGGATATTTTTCATTAACGTTTGCTCGAAGCGGAATGTTATTTCGTTTACCATGTATAACTTCTAAGAGTATGTTTACTGCAACGAGAAGTTCATCAAAATAGAGTTGTTTGCAAAACCAACGTACTAAACGGGTAATTGAAGCTATTCTTCGCATGCGGGCGCTGTCTCCTTTTTAATGGATGCTTATTCTATGTAAGTATAAGATTGCAGCGCTCGTATGCTTTTAAAAAGTAAAAATATCCCCAAATATCGGGGGGGAACATGTCAAATCTACCCATCTTATTTATTAACAATATAATAACTTACTTTTTATGTCAATACTTTTGACAGTACGACAAACATATTAAGGAGAATAAAAAATGAAACGCCGCGATTTCTTCGTACAGGGCGCCGCCGGGGCGCTGACTCTGGGACTGGCAGGATGCGGAGCAAAACCGCGGACAATGGGCATCAAGAAAACAATGCTCAACTGGGAGGAATTTACCTTCGAGCCGACCATCCCCAAACCCTCTGGTACAATACCGACCGGGGAACTGGGGAAAACCGGCATCAAGCTCTCCAAATTCGGATTCGGCTCTCACATGCGGGCGGATATCGTCAAGTACACCGACGAACGACAGCGGATAATCCGCGCCGCGTACGATCTAGGAGTCACCCTCTTCGATATATACGATGAGGAACAGAAATGTTATCAGTATGAGCCGATGGGAAGATACATCGAGCCGTTCAATAAGAACGTGGTGCTTTCCATTGCCTTCCTGCCCTATGAAAAACGTACTTTCGAGCAGGAATTCGAGCGCGACCTCCGTGTGCTGAAACGGGATTACATCGACATGGTTCGTCTCCATGCATACGACCAGAAACACCCGCAGTGGGACCAGTGGGAGAAGCTGTTCAAGATGAAGGAGAAAGGATATGTCCGGGCGGTAGGCATACCCATTCACAACATAAGCGACCTTGATATGGCGCTCAAGAACTATCCCCTGGATTATGTGCTTTTCCCTTACAATTTCTATCATAATGTAGGCTGGCACGATGTGAAAAAGCCCCAGTGGGACAACTTCGATCCCCTGCCGGTAATGCTCCGCAAGAAGGGGGTAGGGGTCATGACCATGAAAGCATTCGCCGGAGACTTCCTGGTGGGGCCGTTCCGGAAGATCGCCCGCGCGGCTGTGAAATACAAGGATGTCAATTTCAACCAGGCGGCGCTGCGCTATGTTATCAATTCACCATTAAAGCCCGATACCACGGTCACCGGCATGTATAACATGGATCATCTCTATACCAATGTCGGCGCGTACTACCAGCCGAAAATGACCAATGAAGAGCGCGCCCTTTTGAAAGAAGTCAGGGATGCCGCCCAGATGACCGCAAAAGCATATCTGCCGAAACACTATCGGTTCCTGGAGAATTGGGCTGCGGCGGAATCGGACCTTGATGCATATAAAAAAGGATAAAGAAGAAACAATGAATTCGCTTCGATTTAATTCTTCCCTTTTGTCAAGCACGTTCATTTTATTACTCTTCTGTTTGTCAATTGCGGAATGCAGGAGATGCAAAGTACATGGTGTGATCGAAGGATTGCAATCGACGGGGTCGACAATGGGGATGAATGGGCAAATGCACGGAAATCTTTTGACGAACAGAAAATAACGGTGGGTATGTATAATAATGATGAAACGGTATTTATACTCCTG
It includes:
- a CDS encoding DDE-type integrase/transposase/recombinase; this encodes MKKVAVSADFKQLLKEHRIKTGKDLPPVRRHKNSLLPPSYAHCENCNAPASYLYVNDGCKKSQLRCKVCNTLFQSNHIRKEGKARYWCPYCGRALYRWKAADTHTIYKYSISYGISARMTRQILRDVHNIHISHQTVLNCQKNAAVLAWNFIQKYQGTVSDSQIIGDETYIRITDQWGYTWFVIGAQSKAVWAFNISDNRGVLPALSTITKVMENVPDHTQSSIEFIADGNPSYDAAILAFNSNNVDKSIKRLKVIGLSNDDDESKQYRPLKQLIERLNRTYKFHTRARCGFKNINGAAVLTTLFVTYYNFLRPHSSLNFNPPIILSNLAAINTIQGKWLKILELAA
- a CDS encoding aldo/keto reductase, coding for MKRRDFFVQGAAGALTLGLAGCGAKPRTMGIKKTMLNWEEFTFEPTIPKPSGTIPTGELGKTGIKLSKFGFGSHMRADIVKYTDERQRIIRAAYDLGVTLFDIYDEEQKCYQYEPMGRYIEPFNKNVVLSIAFLPYEKRTFEQEFERDLRVLKRDYIDMVRLHAYDQKHPQWDQWEKLFKMKEKGYVRAVGIPIHNISDLDMALKNYPLDYVLFPYNFYHNVGWHDVKKPQWDNFDPLPVMLRKKGVGVMTMKAFAGDFLVGPFRKIARAAVKYKDVNFNQAALRYVINSPLKPDTTVTGMYNMDHLYTNVGAYYQPKMTNEERALLKEVRDAAQMTAKAYLPKHYRFLENWAAAESDLDAYKKG